The DNA segment GAATACCAGCCCTCATACCAATCCAGGCCCAGCTCCAGGATGGGTACCACCGCCATGGTGGCAATGCGCAGCTGCATGGCATCGTCGAGGTGCAGTCCGCCGCCCGACTCGAATTGTTTTCTGAGAATAAAGCGCAGGGACAGGGATTTCAGACGTTCCCGTTCCGCGCCCTGGTAACGCCGGGCCACCGGCCAGTCGGCGATGGCCGACTCCCATTGGGCGTGATTCACGGGCAGTCGTTTGAGACGATAGTCTTCTCGCCAGCGGCGTAAAATTCCGAACATGAGTTAAATGAGCTTTTTGCGCTAGACTAGGTCAGGATACTACGTCACAAACCTGGGAGGCTCCATGAGCACAGATGAATTTGATACGGATGAGCTGAAAGAGCATGTGACTGCACGCCAGACCTGGCTGCGTTTGGTGTATATGGTTATTTTCCTGTTTTTTGCCTGGGTGGCCAGTTTTGTTTTCGGGGTGGTCATTCTGGTGCTCTTCCTTTGGCATCTGTTTTCCGGCAAGCCCAACCCCCAGGTCAAGGCCTTTGGCCAGAGTATGAGCAGTTGGGGTTATCAGGTGTTGCGCTTTCTGAGCTATAACAGCGAGGAACTTCCCTTTCCCTTTGATGCCTGGCCCAGTGGTCCGGTGGACGGTGCTGCAGCGCCCCGGAAGAAGGCGACCCGCAAAAAGGCCGCCAAGAAGAAGAAAACCGCAAGCACCGGGACCGGTGGCAGCGACAATGAGTCGGATGAAAGGAAGAACAGCTGATGGCCGCCGAAATTTGGGCCCTGGTGTTCATGTGCCTGTTTGTCGCCCTGGCCTGGTTTCCGGCCTCGGTGGCCAAGAAACAGGCCTATGGACTTCGCTGGCTGGCCTCCAACCGGGAAAGCGAGGGCCTGCCGCCCCTGCCGGAATGGGGTCAGCGGGCCATGCGGGCCCATGACAATCTCCGGGATAACTTCCCGGCCTGGGCGGCCTTGGTGCTGCTGATCATCGTCATGGACTGGAGCTCGGCCACCAGCGCCTGGGCGGCAACATTGTTTCCCATCGCCCGGGTGGGTCATATGGTGAGCTATATCGGCGGCTGGTTCATGCCCCGGTTCATCTGCTACACCGTTGGCCTGATCTGTACCCTGGTGCTGGCCGGCGTGGCCATCTGCGGCTTGCTGGCCTGACAGATACTATCGCTTGGGGGTTTAACACGGAGACCACGGAGAAAAGCAGGAATGATGTCTCCGCTTAGGCAGGCATAAAAAAACGGCGGCCCTCGGGCCGCCGTTTTTCTGCTCACGGTTCACTGGGAATTGTTCACTCTCTTTCCCACCAGAACAACCCCCGTTCCTCGGGGTGGTTGCCGATCTGGTTCATGGTGTGGGCATCAAAGAGACGGCCATTGACCATGACGTAATCCACAAACTCCGTGTTGCGGATGTTTTCCAGGGGATTGCGGTCCAGCACGATGACATCGGCCAGTTTGCCCGCTTCCAGGCTGCCCAGATGCTCGTCCATGCCCAGATAACGGGCGGGATTAATGGTGGCGGTCTTGAGCGCCTCCATGGGCTCCATGCCGCCTTGGGCAAACATCCAGATCTCCCAGTGGGCCGCGAGTCCTTCCCGCTGACCATGGGCACCGATGTTCACATCCACGCCCCGTTCCATCAGTTGGCGGGCATGGTTGGCGATGTCGAATTGGACGTATTCCTCCGCTTCCACCTTGGCCCGGCGACGGGCCGCCGGGTCAATGATTTCCCGCGGCACAAAGCGAGTCAGGCGTTCGTGTTCGAACACATTGGTGTGCTGATACCAGTAGTTCTCACCACGAAAACCGCCATAGCCAACGCCCAGGGTGGGGGTATAGCCCACATTGGTCCCCCCCCAGAACTGCAGCACATCCTCATAGGTATGGGGCACGCTCAGCGAGTGCTCGATACCGGTATGCCCGTCCTGGACCATGGTCATATTGTGCTGGAAGAGGGCACCGCCCTCAGGGTGCACATGCATGTCCAGTTTGCGGGCCGCTTCCATGATCTGCTGACGCTGGTCCCGACGTGGCTGGTTATAGCTCTTCACGCTGAAGGCACCGGATTTTTGCAGGCGAGTCAGGTGATCCCGGGCATCATCCAGGCTGTCGATCTCCACTGTGAAGTCCGTGGTAGCGCCATACAGGATACGACCGGTGGAGAAGATCCGCGGTGCGGTGATCTTGCCGGTGCGGCCCATTTCATGGGCGGCGAATACCGTATGGGTGTCATTGGAGGGATCATGATAAGTGGTCACTCCAAAGGTGAGACTGGCGTGGTTGATCCAGTTTTCTTGCGGGATGATCTGATTGTTGCCCTGGGAACCGTGCCAGTGGGCATCGATCAGACCCGGCATCACGGTCTTGCCGGACACATCCTGCACATGGGCCCCATCCGGCACATCTACTTCATCCGCCGGGCCCACGGCCACGATGCGATTGCCTTCCACAACCACCGTGCCGTTGTCGATGACTTCCATATCATCGTTCATGGTGATGACCTGGCCACCCACAAATGCCACGCTGCCTTCCGGTACGTCGGCGGGGGCGCTGTAGCCGATGTCGCGGCCATCGGCCACCGGCATGTCCACTTCGTCGATCTCGCCGTTGAGGAAGTCAAAGACCTCATCCAGGCCGGCGCTGTAGAGTTCGGGTCCGGTGGACCAGTGGAGGTTCTCCGAATCGGACCAGTGAATGAAATCACCGGTTTCCTTGGAGACGCGTTGCAGGGGCAGGGCACGGGTATCCGGGCCCAGCTGTACGGTCTGGCCGGAGACGGCAAAGGGCGCCACATAGGCGTTGTAGCGTTCCTGGAAGGCTACCCATTGCTGGTCCGGTGAGACCCGGAAGTTGCTGGCCCAGGTGGTGGTGAAGTGGGTTCTTTCCTCGCCACCGTCCAGATTCACGCTCACCAGGTTACGGGTGTCATAACCGGCATAGCGCATTAAAAAGACCCGATCATTGTCACGTCCGAAGTGGGCGCTTTGACCGTTATCGGTGATCTTTTCCACATCACCGCCCCGGGCGCTGGCCCGGAAGAGGCCGGTGGTTTCACCCCACCAGGGGGACCGCTGCATATTACCCGAGAGCTTGCGGAAGACCACCGTGTCCCCGTCCGGGGAAAAGGCCGGCTCAATGTAATGGCCCGGCTCCTCGGTGATTTCCCGGCCTTGGCGGCCACCCCGGGCACGAATCACCCGCACCGCACCCAGGTCTTCGTCACTCCAGCTCACATAGGCGATATGGCGCCCATCCCGGGAGTAGGTGGGGTAGAACTCGAAGTGATCATCCTGGCGGGTGAGCCGCTCGGGCTCGCCGTCGGGCAGGTTGCGGGTGTAGAGATGGCCGCGGGATTCATAGACCACTTGATCCCCATCGGGGGAGGCGGTGACCCAGCGGAGCATCTTGGCGTCCACGCTATCCGGGGCCGGATCGATGGGCGGGCGTTGGGCGGTGCGGATCTCACGCTCATCCTGCACTTGGAAGGCGATTTCCTCCGCCTCACCGCTATTTACATCCACTTCATGGATTTTGCCGCCGGCCCAGTAAATGATGGATTCACTATCGGGGGCCCAGGCCATATTGGCATAGACGCCATGGATGGCCCAGATTTC comes from the Natronospira proteinivora genome and includes:
- a CDS encoding amidohydrolase family protein; this translates as MRYRKALTLAAGLSLAAVLASGSAVAEENEEWDVNNPPGPSETVPLEVTEGTWMNLDVSPDGETIVFDMLGDIYRMPRSGGEAEALTSGMAWNMQPRYSPDGEWLAFTSDRNGGDNIWIMRADGSDPRQITDESFRLLNNPTWSPDGEYIAARKHFTGTRSLGAGEMWLYHRSGTSAGMQMVERPNDQQDLNEPAFSRDGRYLYFSQDTTEGDTFQYDKDPHPGIYDIRRLDRETGELSTYISGTGGAIHPRPSPDGESIAFVRRVGADTALFIKDKQSGREHKVIDNLERDMQEIWAIHGVYANMAWAPDSESIIYWAGGKIHEVDVNSGEAEEIAFQVQDEREIRTAQRPPIDPAPDSVDAKMLRWVTASPDGDQVVYESRGHLYTRNLPDGEPERLTRQDDHFEFYPTYSRDGRHIAYVSWSDEDLGAVRVIRARGGRQGREITEEPGHYIEPAFSPDGDTVVFRKLSGNMQRSPWWGETTGLFRASARGGDVEKITDNGQSAHFGRDNDRVFLMRYAGYDTRNLVSVNLDGGEERTHFTTTWASNFRVSPDQQWVAFQERYNAYVAPFAVSGQTVQLGPDTRALPLQRVSKETGDFIHWSDSENLHWSTGPELYSAGLDEVFDFLNGEIDEVDMPVADGRDIGYSAPADVPEGSVAFVGGQVITMNDDMEVIDNGTVVVEGNRIVAVGPADEVDVPDGAHVQDVSGKTVMPGLIDAHWHGSQGNNQIIPQENWINHASLTFGVTTYHDPSNDTHTVFAAHEMGRTGKITAPRIFSTGRILYGATTDFTVEIDSLDDARDHLTRLQKSGAFSVKSYNQPRRDQRQQIMEAARKLDMHVHPEGGALFQHNMTMVQDGHTGIEHSLSVPHTYEDVLQFWGGTNVGYTPTLGVGYGGFRGENYWYQHTNVFEHERLTRFVPREIIDPAARRRAKVEAEEYVQFDIANHARQLMERGVDVNIGAHGQREGLAAHWEIWMFAQGGMEPMEALKTATINPARYLGMDEHLGSLEAGKLADVIVLDRNPLENIRNTEFVDYVMVNGRLFDAHTMNQIGNHPEERGLFWWERE
- a CDS encoding MAPEG family protein, yielding MAAEIWALVFMCLFVALAWFPASVAKKQAYGLRWLASNRESEGLPPLPEWGQRAMRAHDNLRDNFPAWAALVLLIIVMDWSSATSAWAATLFPIARVGHMVSYIGGWFMPRFICYTVGLICTLVLAGVAICGLLA
- a CDS encoding DUF4389 domain-containing protein, whose amino-acid sequence is MSTDEFDTDELKEHVTARQTWLRLVYMVIFLFFAWVASFVFGVVILVLFLWHLFSGKPNPQVKAFGQSMSSWGYQVLRFLSYNSEELPFPFDAWPSGPVDGAAAPRKKATRKKAAKKKKTASTGTGGSDNESDERKNS